From a region of the Notolabrus celidotus isolate fNotCel1 chromosome 14, fNotCel1.pri, whole genome shotgun sequence genome:
- the LOC117825155 gene encoding uncharacterized protein LOC117825155 produces MRVLLLVCLLLRGVSCETDSVFLYRPIGGEALLQCFNLLTTNCSHSSWTFFFKRDGVRLTTEVSMGKVKEDSDKAGRMSVLSNCSLVLRDLRPEDAGSYTCLEDENATANIYLSILSITSSSTITELQPGGNLNLTCMLFTYFDAGSCKSYSSTFSLSWTTGEGTELSVEDSRFKILQTSHNRCRVTLMVTNLQIEDTRRKWRCKVNDTQSPQGLSLDFKTKFLFGDPSSDQNETEAADSWDQLPISRIVLCVALPLMVVIVGFFTWRGDRKKAGASAAGIELHELK; encoded by the exons ATGAGAGTCCTGCTGCTCGTCTGTCTGCTTCTCAGAG GTGTGAGCTGTGAAACGGACTCAGTCTTCCTCTACAGGCCAATCGGAGGTGAAGCTCTCCTGCAATGTTTCAACCTGCTCACCACAAACTGCTCCCACAGCTCCTGGACCTTCTTCTTCAAAAGAGATGGTGTGCGGTTAACCACGGAGGTCAGCATGGGGAAGGTGAAGGAGGACTCGGATAAGGCAGGCCGCATGTCCGTCTTGTCCAACTGCTCCCTGGTCCTGCGTGACCTCAGGCCTGAAGATGCCGGCTCCTACACCTGCCTGGAGGATGAAAACGCCACGGCTAACATCtacctctccatcctctccatcaCCTCGTCCTCCACCATCACTGAGCTGCAGCCCGGGGGGAACCTCAACCTGACCTGCATGCTGTTCACATACTTTGACGCAGGGAGCTGCAAGTCCTACTCCAGCACGTTCAGCCTCAGCTGGACGACCGGGGAGGGGACAGAGCTATCTGTGGAAGACAGCAG GTTTAAGATACTACAAACCAGCCACAACCGCTGCAGAGTCACTCTGATGGTCACAAACCTCCAGATTGAAGATACCAGAAGGAAGTGGAGGTGTAAGGTGAACGACACACAGAGCCCTCAGGGGTTGTCCCTGGATTTTAAAACCAAGTTTCTGTTTGGTGATCCCTCCTCAGACCAGAATGAGACAGAGGCAGCTGATAGTTGGGATCAGCTCCCCATCAGCCGCATCGTGCTCTGCGTGGCTCTGCCCCTCATGGTGGTCATCGTGGGGTTCTTCACGTGGAGAGGAGACCGGAAGAAGGCCGGAGCATCTGCAGCTGGCATCGAGCTCCATGAGTTGAAATGA
- the kctd14 gene encoding BTB/POZ domain-containing protein KCTD14, translating to MSLPDVKSSQKHPAHPHSGVVQLNVGGHMFMTSLSTLRKHTDSKLAEMFSGQSKLRSDGQGRYFIDRSGSHFGAILEFLRSERLPTENIQEVHREAVYYNIKPLIKRLEETPRLFGELVARQQFLSRVPNYKENIEVLIRIARAEAIAARQTTIMICVMRTEEDFNLYDNAINSLEADKESVVTFGPWKAVPSVKDLLDCVKMDIESQGYSVSILPHLMEKGFMSKSYDFFHKVTFTWW from the exons ATGAGTCTGCCGGACGTGAAGTCGTCTCAGAAACATCCCGCACACCCA cACTCTGGGGTCGTGCAGTTGAATGTCGGCGGTCACATGTTCATGACATCTCTGAGCACGCTCAGGAAACACACGGACTCAAAGCTGGCTGAGATGTTCAGCGGACAGTCCAAACTCCGCTCAGACGGACAGGGGCGCTACTTCATCGACCGCAGCGGGTCTCACTTCGGCGCCATCCTGGAGTTTCTGAGATCAGAGCGGCTTCCCACAGAGAACATCCAGGAG GTTCACAGGGAGGCAGTGTACTACAACATCAAACCTCTGATCAAACGTCTGGAGGAGACTCCTCGGCTGTTTGGGGAGCTGGTGGCGAGGCAGCAGTTCCTCTCTAGAGTCCCTAACTACAAAGAGAACATTGAG GTGCTGATACGTATCGCCAGAGCCGAGGCCATCGCCGCCCGTCAGACCACCATCATGATCTGCGTGATGCGGACGGAGGAGGACTTCAACCTCTACGACAACGCCATCAACAGCCTGGAGGCGGATAAGGAGTCGGTGGTGACGTTCGGACCCTGGAAGGCCGTCCCGTCCGTTAAAGACCTGCTGGACTGTGTAAAGATGGACATCGAGAGTCAGGGCTACAGCGTGAGCATCCTGCCTCACCTCATGGAGAAGGGCTTCATGTCCAAGAGCTACGACTTCTTCCACAAGGTCACGTTCACCTGGTGGTGA
- the rps3 gene encoding 40S ribosomal protein S3 — MAVQISKKRKFVSDGIFKAELNEFLTRELAEDGYSGVEVRVTPTRTEIIILATRTQNVLGEKGRRIRELTAVVQKRFGFPEGSVELYAEKVATRGLCAIAQAESLRYKLLGGLAVRRACYGVLRFIMESGAKGCEVVVSGKLRGQRAKSMKFVDGLMIHSGDPVNYYVDTAVRHVLLRQGVLGIKVKIMLPWDPSGKIGPKKPLPDHVSIVEPKEEQLPTTPISEQKGAKPEAPVMPQGTPVPTA, encoded by the exons ATGGCGGTGCAAATCTCCAAGAAGAGGAAG TTCGTCTCAGACGGTATCTTCAAGGCCGAGCTGAACGAGTTCCTGACTCGCGAGCTTGCCGAGGATGGCTACTCCGGTGTGGAGGTGCGTGTGACTCCAACCAGGACTGAGATCATCATCCTGGCCACAAG AACCCAGAATGTTCTTGGAGAGAAGGGTCGTCGGATCAGAGAGCTGACCGCGGTGGTCCAGAAGAGGTTTGGCTTCCCCGAGGGCAGCGTTgag ctgtATGCTGAGAAGGTTGCCACTCGTGGTCTGTGCGCCATCGCTCAGGCCGAGTCTCTGCGCTACAAGCTGCTGGGAGGTCTGGCTGTGCGTAG GGCTTGCTATGGTGTCCTGAGGTTCATCATGGAGAGCGGCGCCAAGGGTTGCGAGGTGGTTGTGTCCGGCAAGCTGAGAGGTCAGAGGGCCAAGTCCATGAAGTTCGTGGACGGTCTGATGATCCACAGCGGAGACCCCGTCAACTACTACGTCGACACAGCCGTCCGCCACGTCCTGCTGAGGCAGG GTGTGCTGGGCATCAAGGTAAAGATCATGCTGCCCTGGGACCCCAGCGGCAAGATCGGCCCCAAGAAGCCTCTGCCTGACCACGTCAGCATTGTGGAGCCCAAGGAGGAGCAGCTGCCCACCACACCCATCTCTGAGCAGAAGGGGGCCAAGCCCGAGGCGCCCGTCATGCCCCAGGGAACACCTGTACCCACCGCATAA